One Marinibacterium anthonyi genomic region harbors:
- a CDS encoding DoxX has protein sequence MSPIQTLHTAVLGRLDTAGNALLPLLARFVFAAVLLVYFWRSALTKLGDGVLGVFHPSVGAYAQMFPKQMEAASYDITQLSPLYGLIAVIGTWAEFLLPLAIVIGLCTRLAALGMIGFVTVQSLTDVYGHGSTDAQTLGAWFDAASGSLILDQRTLWMFVLLTLVFKGAGALSLDALLRRALSLR, from the coding sequence ATGAGCCCCATCCAGACGCTGCACACCGCCGTCCTCGGCCGGCTCGACACTGCCGGAAACGCCCTGCTTCCGCTTCTCGCCCGCTTCGTCTTTGCCGCCGTGCTGCTGGTCTATTTCTGGCGCTCCGCCCTGACAAAGCTGGGCGATGGCGTCCTGGGCGTCTTCCACCCTTCGGTCGGCGCCTACGCCCAGATGTTCCCGAAACAGATGGAGGCCGCGTCCTACGACATCACCCAGCTGTCGCCGCTGTACGGGCTGATCGCGGTGATCGGCACCTGGGCGGAATTCCTGCTGCCGCTGGCGATCGTCATCGGGCTGTGCACCCGGCTGGCCGCCCTTGGCATGATCGGCTTTGTCACCGTGCAGTCGCTGACGGATGTCTACGGCCACGGATCGACCGACGCGCAGACCCTGGGCGCCTGGTTCGATGCCGCCTCGGGCAGCCTGATCCTGGATCAGCGGACGCTGTGGATGTTCGTGTTGCTGACGCTCGTCTTCAAGGGGGCCGGCGCGCTGTCGCTGGACGCGCTCCTGCGCCGGGCCCTGTCCTTGCGCTGA
- a CDS encoding putative integral membrane protein, whose product MSKSMKTMTVAASLAAAFATQGTIAEAQAKEKCFGVALAGENDCAAGPGTTCAGTSTRDYQGNAWMLVDAGTCMEIVLPPQDDGAERHGALEALDRDLPA is encoded by the coding sequence ATGTCGAAATCCATGAAGACGATGACCGTGGCCGCCTCGCTGGCCGCCGCGTTTGCCACGCAGGGCACCATCGCCGAGGCGCAGGCCAAGGAGAAATGCTTTGGCGTGGCGCTGGCGGGCGAAAACGATTGCGCCGCCGGCCCCGGCACCACCTGCGCCGGCACCTCGACACGCGACTACCAGGGCAACGCCTGGATGCTGGTCGACGCCGGCACCTGTATGGAAATCGTCCTGCCACCCCAGGACGACGGCGCCGAACGCCACGGCGCGCTGGAGGCTCTGGACCGCGACCTGCCGGCCTGA
- the thrS gene encoding Threonine--tRNA ligase, giving the protein MAPISLTLPDGNSRSYDAGITPAQVAADISTSLAKKAISATVNGKHWDLQWPIDTDADIAIHTMKDEAQANELIRHDLAHIMARAVQEIWPDTKVTIGPVIDNGWYYDFDRKEPFTPEDLGQIEAKMKEIINRRDPVTTEVWDRERAVKFYEANNEPYKVELIDAIPGDEPLRMYWHGHWQDLCRGPHLQHTGQVPADAFKLMSIAGAYWRGDSKRQMLQRIYGVAFTGKEKLKAHLHMLEEAAKRDHRKLGREMDLFHMQEEAPGQVFWHPNGWTIYTTLQDYMRRKQRAGGYREINTPQVVDRKLWEASGHWDKYQHHMFIVEVDESRDGENDDASAKNKDQTRINALKPMNCPCHVQVFNQGLKSYRDLPLRLAEFGSCSRFEPSGALHGIMRVRGFTQDDAHIFCTEDQIQSECARFIDFLANVYEELGFEKFEIRFATRPEKRVGTEESWDYVEGALENAIKAVGRDYTLEPGDGAFYGPKLDFYLTDAIGRVWQCGTFQVDPNLPERLGASYIAADGDKHRPYMLHRACLGSFERFIGILIENWEGKLPFWLAPRQVVVASITSEADDYVTEVVAQLSAAGVRAEADLRNEKINYKVREHSVGKVPVILAVGAREVEERTVSVRRLGEKQTRVESLADVVAGLGREATAPDLL; this is encoded by the coding sequence ATGGCCCCAATCTCTCTCACCCTTCCCGATGGCAATTCGCGTTCCTACGACGCCGGCATCACGCCTGCGCAGGTCGCTGCCGACATCTCCACCTCGCTTGCCAAGAAGGCGATCAGCGCCACCGTCAACGGCAAGCACTGGGACCTGCAGTGGCCCATCGACACGGATGCCGACATCGCCATCCACACGATGAAGGACGAAGCCCAGGCGAACGAGCTGATCCGCCACGACCTGGCCCACATCATGGCCCGCGCCGTGCAGGAGATCTGGCCCGACACCAAGGTCACCATCGGCCCCGTCATCGACAACGGCTGGTATTACGACTTCGACCGCAAGGAACCGTTTACTCCGGAAGACCTTGGCCAGATCGAGGCCAAGATGAAGGAGATCATCAACCGCCGCGATCCCGTGACCACCGAGGTCTGGGACCGCGAGCGCGCGGTCAAGTTCTACGAGGCCAACAACGAGCCGTACAAGGTGGAGCTGATCGACGCGATTCCCGGCGACGAACCCCTGCGCATGTACTGGCACGGGCACTGGCAGGATCTGTGCCGTGGGCCCCACCTGCAGCACACCGGCCAGGTCCCGGCGGATGCCTTCAAGCTGATGTCGATCGCCGGCGCCTACTGGCGCGGCGACAGCAAGCGGCAGATGCTGCAGCGGATCTATGGCGTGGCCTTCACCGGCAAGGAAAAGCTGAAGGCCCACCTGCACATGCTGGAGGAGGCCGCCAAGCGCGACCACCGCAAGCTGGGCCGCGAGATGGACCTGTTCCACATGCAGGAAGAAGCCCCGGGCCAGGTGTTCTGGCACCCCAACGGCTGGACCATTTACACGACCCTGCAGGATTACATGCGGCGCAAGCAGCGCGCCGGTGGCTACCGCGAGATCAACACGCCGCAGGTCGTCGACCGCAAGCTGTGGGAAGCCTCGGGCCACTGGGACAAGTACCAGCACCACATGTTCATCGTCGAAGTGGATGAAAGCCGCGACGGCGAGAACGACGATGCGTCCGCAAAGAATAAGGACCAGACGCGGATCAACGCGCTGAAACCGATGAACTGCCCCTGCCACGTGCAGGTGTTCAACCAGGGGCTCAAGTCCTACCGCGACCTGCCCCTGCGGCTGGCCGAATTCGGATCGTGTTCGCGATTCGAACCCTCGGGCGCGCTGCACGGCATCATGCGGGTGCGCGGCTTTACCCAGGACGACGCGCATATCTTCTGCACCGAAGACCAGATCCAGTCGGAATGCGCGCGCTTCATCGATTTCCTGGCGAATGTCTATGAAGAGCTTGGGTTTGAGAAGTTCGAGATCCGATTTGCCACGCGCCCCGAAAAGCGCGTCGGGACCGAGGAAAGCTGGGACTATGTCGAAGGCGCGCTGGAAAACGCCATCAAGGCGGTTGGCCGCGACTATACGCTGGAACCGGGCGACGGGGCGTTCTACGGGCCCAAGCTTGATTTCTACCTGACCGATGCGATCGGCCGGGTCTGGCAATGCGGCACCTTCCAGGTCGACCCGAACCTGCCGGAACGGCTGGGCGCCAGCTATATCGCCGCGGATGGCGACAAGCACCGGCCCTACATGCTGCACCGCGCCTGCCTGGGATCGTTCGAACGCTTCATCGGCATCCTGATCGAGAACTGGGAAGGCAAGCTGCCCTTCTGGCTGGCCCCGCGCCAGGTTGTCGTCGCCTCGATCACGTCCGAGGCGGATGACTACGTGACCGAGGTCGTGGCCCAGCTGTCCGCCGCCGGTGTCCGGGCCGAGGCCGATCTGCGCAACGAAAAGATCAACTACAAGGTCCGTGAACATTCCGTCGGCAAGGTCCCGGTGATCCTGGCCGTCGGCGCGCGTGAAGTCGAAGAGCGTACCGTGTCGGTCCGTCGCCTGGGCGAGAAGCAGACCAGGGTGGAAAGCCTGGCCGATGTGGTCGCCGGCCTTGGCCGCGAAGCGACGGCGCCGGATCTTCTGTGA
- a CDS encoding putative relative of glutathione S-transferase, MAPEG superfamily, with translation MTPELFWLVLTAILAGSLWIPFVALSATGSNARYATFDRIPQITAMTDMTQRAWRAHLNLLEQFLPFAVLVLVAQGMGVSTPVTAATACAFFWIRVLHAAGYITGIAKMPLRPLLHLAGWACLLTFAVVLLTA, from the coding sequence ATGACGCCCGAACTGTTCTGGCTGGTGCTGACCGCGATCCTGGCCGGTTCTCTCTGGATCCCCTTCGTGGCGCTGTCGGCCACCGGTTCCAATGCACGCTATGCCACCTTCGACCGGATCCCGCAGATCACCGCGATGACGGACATGACGCAACGCGCCTGGCGGGCGCACCTGAACCTGCTGGAACAATTCCTGCCGTTCGCGGTGCTGGTCCTGGTCGCACAGGGCATGGGGGTGTCGACCCCGGTCACCGCCGCCACCGCCTGCGCGTTCTTCTGGATCCGCGTTCTGCACGCGGCGGGCTACATCACCGGCATCGCCAAGATGCCGCTGCGCCCGCTGCTGCACCTGGCCGGCTGGGCCTGCCTGCTGACCTTTGCGGTGGTCCTTCTGACGGCCTGA
- the sdpR_1 gene encoding Transcriptional repressor SdpR has product MDAIFKALNDPARRALLDSLRAKDGQTLTELEEQLDMTRFGVMKHLKVLEDAHLVVTRKRGRFKYHYLNALPLQEVIDRWIHPFLKPQAQALADLKAQLEDRTMTKPDFILSTFINCTQDALWDALTRGDVIARYHHACQAARGNMETTGDEIAYLFPDGNPMLTNRVIAIDPKTRIEMVFLPSWGGDATESRCVYLVEPTSSGMKLTVEHYDIPGSQPGIGDGWTRFLAGIKTFLETGEAHRFFPEMPQ; this is encoded by the coding sequence ATGGACGCGATCTTCAAGGCCCTCAACGACCCTGCCCGCCGCGCGCTCCTGGACTCGCTCCGCGCGAAGGACGGGCAGACACTGACCGAGCTGGAAGAGCAGTTGGACATGACCCGGTTCGGGGTGATGAAGCATCTCAAGGTGCTCGAGGACGCCCATCTCGTCGTCACGCGCAAGCGGGGGCGGTTCAAGTACCACTACCTGAATGCCCTGCCCCTGCAGGAAGTGATCGATCGCTGGATCCATCCCTTCCTCAAGCCCCAGGCCCAAGCGCTGGCGGATCTGAAAGCCCAACTCGAGGACCGAACCATGACAAAACCGGACTTTATCCTGTCGACCTTCATCAACTGCACCCAGGACGCCCTGTGGGACGCGCTGACCCGCGGCGACGTCATCGCCCGCTATCACCACGCCTGCCAGGCCGCGCGCGGCAACATGGAAACCACCGGCGACGAAATCGCCTATCTGTTTCCCGACGGAAACCCGATGCTGACCAACCGGGTCATCGCCATCGACCCCAAGACCCGGATCGAGATGGTGTTCCTGCCCTCCTGGGGGGGCGATGCGACGGAGTCGCGCTGCGTCTACCTGGTCGAGCCCACGTCATCGGGCATGAAGCTGACCGTCGAGCATTACGACATTCCGGGCAGCCAGCCGGGCATCGGCGACGGCTGGACCCGGTTCCTTGCGGGCATCAAGACCTTCCTGGAAACCGGCGAGGCGCACCGCTTCTTCCCGGAAATGCCCCAATGA
- a CDS encoding acetoin dehydrogenase E2 subunit dihydrolipoyllysine-residue acetyltransferase, with amino-acid sequence MSEPNYLETPQGRRLAYHRTEGRGPMVVFLGGLKSDMEGTKAVVLEAWAKAAGRAFLRFDYSGHGQSSGTFEQGSIADWHEDTLAAIEALTEGPLVVVGSSMGGWQALLLARALPSRVAGLVTVAAAPDFTEDGYWAGFTDAQKARIEAGQAVELPSDYMEPYIVTKKMIDDGRRCLVLRAPLDLPFPVRLLQGTADTAVSVATAVALLDHATSPDMRLTIVKDADHRFSDDTCLGLIKAAVEEVSG; translated from the coding sequence ATGAGCGAACCGAACTACCTGGAAACGCCGCAGGGCCGGCGGCTGGCCTATCACCGCACCGAAGGCCGGGGGCCGATGGTCGTGTTCCTGGGCGGGCTGAAGTCCGACATGGAGGGCACCAAGGCGGTGGTCCTGGAAGCCTGGGCCAAGGCGGCGGGGCGCGCGTTCCTGCGGTTCGACTATTCGGGCCACGGCCAGTCGAGCGGCACGTTCGAGCAGGGATCCATCGCCGATTGGCACGAGGATACGCTGGCCGCCATCGAGGCGCTGACAGAGGGACCGCTGGTGGTGGTGGGGTCGTCCATGGGCGGCTGGCAGGCGCTGCTCCTCGCTCGGGCTTTGCCCTCACGCGTCGCGGGGCTGGTGACCGTGGCGGCAGCCCCCGATTTCACCGAAGATGGCTATTGGGCCGGGTTCACCGACGCGCAGAAGGCGCGGATCGAGGCCGGGCAGGCGGTGGAACTGCCGTCGGATTACATGGAGCCCTACATCGTCACGAAGAAGATGATCGACGACGGGCGCCGCTGCCTTGTGCTGCGCGCGCCGCTGGACCTGCCGTTCCCGGTGCGGCTGTTGCAGGGCACGGCGGATACGGCCGTGTCGGTCGCCACGGCGGTCGCGCTGCTGGACCACGCGACCAGCCCCGACATGCGGCTGACGATCGTGAAGGACGCCGATCACCGGTTTTCCGACGACACCTGCCTGGGCCTGATCAAGGCGGCGGTCGAAGAGGTCTCGGGGTGA
- a CDS encoding alpha-ribazole phosphatase, translating into MSRRLLFITHADVRIDPDVPVDRWPLNDRGRARHAAFSASDAVAGVTAVYASAEQKAQDGAAILAQARGLRVQTVAALHENDRTATGYLPREDFEAMADAFFARPEVSVRGWERAADAQARICAAVSGIAAADGTEGDIAIVAHGGVGALLLCDRMGVAISRAQDQPANGGGNVLAFALPDLSLIHGWRDIAPMSG; encoded by the coding sequence GTGAGCCGGCGGCTGCTGTTCATCACCCATGCCGACGTGCGGATCGACCCGGACGTGCCGGTGGACCGCTGGCCGCTGAACGATCGCGGCCGGGCGCGGCACGCGGCATTCTCGGCCAGTGACGCGGTGGCGGGGGTGACGGCGGTCTATGCCAGTGCCGAGCAGAAGGCGCAGGACGGTGCGGCGATCCTGGCGCAGGCCCGGGGGCTGCGGGTGCAGACCGTCGCGGCGCTGCATGAAAACGACCGGACGGCGACGGGCTACCTTCCCCGGGAAGACTTCGAGGCGATGGCCGATGCGTTCTTTGCCCGGCCCGAGGTTTCGGTCCGTGGATGGGAGCGGGCAGCGGACGCGCAGGCGCGGATCTGTGCGGCGGTGAGCGGGATCGCGGCGGCAGACGGCACCGAGGGCGACATTGCCATCGTGGCCCATGGCGGGGTCGGGGCGCTGCTGCTGTGCGACCGGATGGGCGTGGCGATCAGCCGGGCGCAGGATCAGCCGGCGAACGGCGGGGGGAATGTTCTGGCGTTCGCCTTGCCGGACTTGAGTTTGATCCACGGCTGGCGCGATATTGCCCCCATGTCCGGTTAG
- a CDS encoding Thermostable monoacylglycerol lipase gives MRGIGKALGRILLGLLIAAGALVAALVGALWLFGPREPVVLSADFDPRKFGEGVQVYFESIESAFDDITPGVEKRVIWADGFKERRTPVSVVYIHGFTATSQEIRPVPDRVAQALGANLVFTRLAGHGRPGDALGRVTAIDWVEDTAEALAAGRAVGEKVVVIATSTGGTLAALAALDPAMSDRVAAMILISPNFGPNEVAAGLLSWPGARWWLPWVIGDRRSYTPASEAIGRYWTTDYPSVAVLPMAALVSETVAQDFSGARVPALFWFTEEDQVVRPEMTHQVANAWGGRVSMEVVRMGPGDDPSSHVIAGDLVSPGQTDAAVAGMLDWLRSEGIGG, from the coding sequence ATGCGCGGGATCGGCAAGGCACTGGGACGGATCCTGCTGGGTCTGCTGATTGCAGCCGGTGCCCTTGTCGCTGCCCTTGTCGGTGCCCTGTGGCTGTTCGGCCCGCGCGAACCGGTGGTGCTGAGCGCGGATTTCGATCCGCGGAAATTCGGCGAAGGCGTGCAGGTCTATTTCGAAAGCATCGAAAGCGCCTTTGACGACATCACGCCCGGGGTCGAGAAGCGGGTGATCTGGGCCGACGGGTTCAAGGAACGGCGCACGCCGGTGTCGGTGGTCTATATCCACGGCTTCACGGCGACGTCGCAGGAAATCCGTCCGGTGCCCGATCGCGTGGCGCAGGCGCTGGGCGCGAACCTGGTTTTCACGCGGCTGGCCGGGCACGGGCGGCCAGGCGATGCGTTGGGCAGGGTGACGGCAATCGACTGGGTCGAGGATACCGCCGAGGCGCTGGCCGCGGGCCGGGCGGTGGGCGAGAAGGTGGTGGTCATCGCGACCTCGACCGGGGGGACGCTGGCGGCGCTGGCGGCGCTGGATCCGGCGATGTCCGACCGCGTGGCGGCGATGATCCTGATCAGCCCGAACTTTGGTCCCAACGAGGTCGCGGCGGGGCTGCTGAGCTGGCCCGGGGCGCGGTGGTGGCTGCCCTGGGTGATCGGCGACCGGCGCAGTTACACGCCGGCGAGCGAGGCGATCGGGCGCTACTGGACGACGGATTATCCCAGCGTGGCTGTCCTGCCGATGGCGGCGCTGGTGAGCGAGACCGTGGCGCAGGATTTTTCCGGGGCGCGGGTGCCGGCGCTGTTCTGGTTCACCGAGGAAGACCAGGTGGTGCGCCCCGAGATGACCCACCAGGTGGCCAACGCCTGGGGCGGGCGGGTGTCGATGGAGGTGGTCAGGATGGGGCCGGGCGACGATCCGTCGAGCCACGTGATCGCGGGTGACCTGGTGTCGCCGGGCCAGACGGATGCGGCGGTGGCGGGGATGCTGGACTGGCTGCGCTCGGAAGGGATCGGGGGATGA
- the bioH gene encoding Pimelyl-[acyl-carrier protein] methyl ester esterase → MNQPLVLIPGLMADARAFYPLITVLSHERAVMVAPPVRGERIEEMASILLDQMPNRFALAGHGLGGVLAMEILRRAPDRVMRIALMNTHPLAETPQEAAEREMQIVKAKAGRLGDVLEAIFPPETLAPGTGRRDVQAMIHEMAMDLGPEVFVRQSRALQRRRDQQSTLRKCRVPTLVMGGAHDRLTPVKRQEFMAELIHNAALAVIPDAGHLPMMEAPGEVLDALHVWLSAPMVLR, encoded by the coding sequence ATGAACCAACCCCTGGTCCTGATCCCCGGCCTGATGGCCGACGCGCGGGCGTTCTATCCGCTGATCACGGTGCTGTCGCATGAACGCGCCGTGATGGTGGCGCCCCCCGTGAGGGGCGAGCGGATCGAGGAGATGGCCTCGATCCTGCTGGACCAGATGCCCAACCGTTTCGCGCTGGCCGGCCACGGATTGGGTGGCGTGCTGGCGATGGAGATCCTGCGCCGGGCGCCCGACCGGGTGATGCGGATCGCGCTGATGAACACCCATCCCCTGGCCGAGACTCCGCAGGAAGCGGCGGAACGCGAGATGCAGATCGTCAAGGCCAAGGCCGGGCGGCTGGGCGACGTGCTGGAGGCAATTTTTCCGCCCGAGACGCTGGCCCCGGGGACGGGGCGGCGCGACGTGCAGGCGATGATCCACGAGATGGCGATGGACCTGGGCCCCGAGGTCTTTGTGCGCCAGTCCCGGGCGCTGCAGCGGCGGCGCGATCAGCAGTCGACCCTGCGCAAGTGCCGGGTGCCGACGTTGGTGATGGGGGGCGCGCATGACCGGCTGACGCCGGTGAAGCGGCAGGAATTCATGGCCGAGCTGATCCACAATGCGGCCTTGGCGGTGATCCCCGATGCCGGGCACCTGCCGATGATGGAAGCACCCGGAGAGGTGCTGGACGCGCTGCATGTTTGGTTGTCCGCGCCGATGGTCCTGCGATGA
- a CDS encoding polyhydroxyalkanoate depolymerase, intracellular translates to MRYMMTYDVMETVRNTNQWLGATAQAFASYPAFAMVPNPMFSWTAAWGEVTERAFSRMVVKPSWGIRSITCDDGKDHIVEKEIVVEKDFGDLLHFRVSGREEARRKVLVVAPMSGHYATLLRSTVLSLLPDCEVYVTDWHNARDIPVSCGKFDVEDYTLYLVDFMRHLGPDTHVIAVCQPAPLTLAAAAYLAEEEPAAQPRSLTLIGGPIDPDATPTEVTDFGRRVTMGQLEETMIQRVGFKYKGVGRSVYPGLLQLASFMSMNAERHSKAFTDQIQRVAKGEASDHDPHNRFYDEYLAVMDMTSEFYLSTVERIFKNREIARNVFTVNGKPVDIGKITTVAVKTVEGANDDISAPGQCIAALALCTGLPDSKKASHLEPGAGHYGIFAGRSWRNNIRPLVLSFIDANSPAPKPSAANSNAAA, encoded by the coding sequence ATGCGCTATATGATGACGTACGACGTCATGGAGACGGTGCGGAACACCAACCAGTGGCTGGGTGCCACCGCGCAGGCGTTCGCCTCCTATCCTGCCTTCGCGATGGTCCCCAACCCGATGTTCAGCTGGACGGCGGCCTGGGGCGAGGTGACCGAACGCGCCTTCTCCCGCATGGTTGTCAAACCCAGCTGGGGCATCCGTTCGATCACCTGCGACGACGGCAAGGACCACATCGTCGAAAAGGAAATCGTGGTCGAAAAGGATTTCGGCGACCTTCTGCACTTCCGCGTCTCGGGACGCGAGGAAGCGCGCCGCAAGGTGCTGGTGGTGGCGCCGATGTCGGGCCACTACGCGACGCTCTTGCGCTCGACCGTGCTGTCGCTGCTGCCCGATTGCGAAGTCTACGTCACCGACTGGCACAATGCCCGCGACATCCCCGTCAGCTGCGGCAAGTTCGATGTCGAGGACTATACGCTCTACCTCGTCGACTTCATGCGCCACCTCGGCCCCGACACCCACGTGATCGCCGTCTGCCAGCCCGCGCCCCTGACGCTGGCCGCCGCCGCCTACCTGGCCGAGGAAGAACCGGCGGCGCAGCCCCGGTCGCTGACCCTGATCGGCGGTCCGATCGACCCCGACGCCACGCCGACCGAAGTCACCGACTTCGGCCGCCGCGTGACCATGGGCCAGCTCGAAGAAACGATGATCCAGCGCGTCGGCTTCAAGTACAAGGGCGTCGGCCGGTCGGTCTATCCGGGCCTGCTGCAGCTTGCGTCCTTCATGTCGATGAACGCCGAACGCCATTCCAAGGCCTTCACCGACCAGATCCAGCGCGTCGCCAAGGGCGAGGCGTCGGACCACGATCCGCACAACCGGTTCTACGACGAATATCTCGCCGTGATGGACATGACGTCGGAATTCTACCTGTCCACGGTCGAACGCATCTTCAAGAACCGCGAGATCGCGCGCAACGTCTTCACCGTGAACGGCAAGCCGGTCGACATCGGCAAGATCACCACGGTCGCCGTGAAGACCGTCGAAGGCGCCAACGATGACATCTCGGCCCCCGGCCAGTGCATCGCGGCGCTGGCGCTGTGCACCGGTCTGCCCGACAGCAAGAAGGCGTCGCACCTGGAACCCGGCGCGGGCCATTACGGCATCTTCGCCGGCCGCAGCTGGCGCAACAACATCCGCCCGCTGGTGCTGAGCTTCATCGACGCCAACAGCCCGGCGCCGAAACCCTCGGCCGCGAATTCCAACGCGGCGGCCTGA
- the phbC_1 gene encoding Poly-beta-hydroxybutyrate polymerase, whose translation MTTDTQELVTMSGEHLDRLKENMRRVEDLSSRLIDVLAHRKPHTPALDAPNQDLFAKAAAAYWAEALQDPAKIIEHQIQYWSKSVMHFVEAQQALAKGKLMAPANPGPKDRRFTNPLWDSHPYFNFIKQQYLINAEAIEQAVESVGDLDEIEKRRLSYFAKQIIDMMAPTNFLATNPDALEKALETDGQSLIDGLENLIRDLETNNGELVVRLADESAFRLGENIGASKGEVVYRNRMMEIIQYAPTTEQVHEVPLLLFPPWINKFYILDLKAQNSLIKWVTDQGYTLFVVSWVNPDASYRDVGMEDYIEDGFLAAIREVKAITAQKQVNVVGYCIAGTTLAITLALMKARGDKSVKSATFFTALTDFAEQGEFTPFLQDDFVDGLELETKARGILPSYIMARTFSFLRSNDLIYSPAIRSYMMGQTPPAFDLLYWNGDGTNLPAKMAMQYLRQLCQRNEFAKDGIEFFGQTLNLKSVDVPVCAIACETDHIAAWRDSYRGIQQMGSRSKTFIMTQSGHIAGIVNPPSKKKYGHYTNKDLKLDAQSWLEQAEFTEGSWWPRWEAWLKGRSGKMIPARTPGDPSHPPLCSAPGEYVRAIPAGTELPGRAGPADQ comes from the coding sequence ATGACAACTGATACTCAAGAATTGGTTACGATGTCCGGAGAGCACCTTGATCGCCTGAAAGAAAACATGCGCCGGGTCGAAGACCTGTCCTCGCGCCTGATCGACGTTCTGGCCCACCGCAAGCCTCATACACCCGCGCTGGATGCGCCGAATCAGGATCTGTTCGCCAAGGCGGCCGCGGCCTACTGGGCCGAGGCCCTGCAGGATCCCGCCAAGATCATCGAGCACCAGATCCAGTACTGGTCCAAGTCGGTGATGCATTTCGTCGAGGCCCAGCAGGCGTTGGCCAAGGGCAAGCTGATGGCGCCCGCGAACCCGGGGCCGAAGGACCGGCGGTTCACCAACCCGCTGTGGGACAGTCACCCCTATTTCAACTTCATCAAGCAGCAGTACCTGATCAACGCCGAGGCCATCGAACAGGCCGTGGAGTCCGTCGGGGACCTGGACGAGATCGAGAAGCGGCGCCTGAGCTACTTTGCCAAGCAGATCATCGACATGATGGCGCCGACCAACTTCCTGGCCACCAACCCGGATGCGCTGGAAAAGGCGCTGGAAACGGACGGGCAGTCGCTGATCGACGGGTTGGAAAACCTGATCCGCGACCTGGAAACCAACAACGGCGAACTGGTCGTGCGGCTGGCCGACGAAAGCGCGTTCCGCCTGGGCGAGAACATCGGCGCGTCCAAGGGCGAGGTGGTCTATCGCAACCGGATGATGGAAATCATCCAGTACGCCCCGACCACCGAGCAGGTCCACGAGGTCCCGCTGCTGCTGTTCCCGCCCTGGATCAACAAGTTCTACATCCTCGACCTGAAGGCGCAGAACAGCCTGATCAAGTGGGTGACCGACCAGGGCTATACGCTGTTCGTGGTCAGCTGGGTGAACCCCGATGCCAGCTACCGCGACGTCGGCATGGAGGATTACATCGAGGACGGGTTCCTGGCCGCCATCCGCGAGGTCAAGGCGATCACCGCGCAGAAGCAGGTCAACGTGGTGGGATACTGCATCGCCGGCACCACGTTGGCGATCACGCTGGCGCTGATGAAGGCGCGCGGCGACAAGTCGGTCAAGTCGGCGACCTTCTTCACCGCGCTGACCGATTTCGCCGAGCAGGGGGAATTCACGCCCTTCCTGCAGGACGATTTCGTCGACGGGCTGGAGCTGGAAACCAAGGCGCGGGGGATCCTGCCGTCCTACATCATGGCGCGCACCTTTTCGTTCCTGCGGTCCAACGACCTGATCTATTCGCCGGCGATCCGGTCCTACATGATGGGCCAGACCCCGCCGGCCTTCGATCTGCTCTACTGGAATGGCGACGGGACGAACCTGCCGGCGAAGATGGCGATGCAATACCTGCGCCAGCTGTGCCAGCGCAACGAATTCGCCAAGGACGGGATCGAGTTCTTCGGCCAGACGCTGAACCTGAAAAGCGTCGACGTGCCGGTCTGCGCCATCGCCTGCGAGACCGATCACATCGCCGCCTGGCGCGACAGCTATCGCGGCATCCAGCAGATGGGATCGCGGTCCAAGACCTTCATCATGACCCAGTCGGGCCATATCGCCGGGATCGTGAACCCGCCGTCCAAGAAGAAATACGGCCATTACACGAACAAGGATCTGAAGCTGGATGCACAATCCTGGCTTGAACAGGCCGAGTTCACCGAAGGGTCATGGTGGCCCCGATGGGAGGCCTGGCTGAAGGGGCGGTCGGGCAAGATGATCCCCGCCCGCACGCCCGGAGACCCGTCTCATCCGCCACTATGTTCGGCGCCGGGCGAATATGTCCGCGCGATACCGGCCGGAACGGAGCTGCCGGGCAGGGCCGGGCCGGCCGACCAATAA